The nucleotide window TGGTGAGCACCGCATACATGGACGAGGCGGAGCGGTTCGACCGGCTGGTGCTCCTGCACCGCGGGCGCGTACTGGCGCTGGACACGCCCGCCGCGCTGCAGGACGCGCTCGCCGGGGACATGCTCGCGGTGAAGGCCGGGCCGTTGCGCCAGGCGCGCGACGTGGCGCTGCGGCACCCGGGCGTGCGCCACGCGGCGGTGTTCGGCGACCGGCTGCACGTGATGGTGGCGTCCGCCCGGACCGCCGCCGCGCCGCTGGACGCCGCGCTTCGCGCGGCGGGCTGCCAGGTGGAATCCGTGGAGCCCGCGGAGCCGGGCATGGAGGACGTGTTCATCGACCGCGTCGAGCGGGCGGGGACGGAATGATGGACGAACGGAACGCGGGTCCGGGCGCGGGTGTCGCCCCCCCGGGCGCGGGCCCCGCCCCGGCGCCCCTCGCCGCGAGCGCCGGCGATCTCACGCGCCGCTTCGGTGACTTCACCGCCGTGGATCACGTCAGCTTCGAGGTCCGCGCCGGGGAGATCTTCGGCTTCCTGGGGCCGAACGGCGCCGGCAAGACCACCACCATCAAGATGCTCACCGCGCTGCTCAAACCTTCCTCAGGTCGCGCATCCGTGGCGGGCTTCGACGTGGCCCGCGACGCGCGCGAGATCAAGCGCCGCGTGGGCTACATGTCGCAGCTCTTCTCGCTGTACGCCGACCTGACGGTGGACGAGAACATCGCGTTCTTCTCCGGCATCTATGGCGTGGCGCGGGAGCGCCGGGCGGAGCGGCGCGACTGGGTGGTGGGCATGGCGGGCCTGGCCGAGCACACGCGGCGCCTCACCGGCGAACTGCCGCTGGGCTGGAAGCAGCGCCTGGCGCTGGGCTGCGCGGTGCTGCACGAGCCGCCGGTGCTGTTCCTGGACGAGCCCACCTCCGGGGTGGACCCCATCTCCCGCCGCTCCTTCTGGGACCTGATCGGTGGCATGGCCGAGGCCGGCACCACCGTGTTCGTGAGCACGCACTACATGGAGGAGGCCGAGTACTGCCACCGGCTGGCGCTCATGAACCGCGGGCGGCTGATCGCGCTCGACACGCCCGCGGCGCTGCGCGCGGCCATGCGCGAGCCCATCCTGGAAGTGCGCACCGACCACGGCGCGGAGTCGGTGGAGGCGCTGCGCCTGCTCCCGGGGGTGCTGGAGGCGGGCATGTTCGGGCGCGCCGTGCACGTGGCGGTGGCGGACGTCGCCGCGGTCCGCGCCGCGATACCCGGCGCGCTGGGCTCCCGCGGCATCCGCCTGGCCGGGGTGGCGGAGATCCCGCCGTCGCTGGAGGACGTGTTCATCTCCCGCGTCCGCCAGGAGGGGGGCGCGATCGATGGGTAGGAGCGGCCCCGGGCTGAACCGCGGTCGCCTGCTGGCGATCGCGCGCAAGGAACTGCTGCAGCTGCGCCGCGACCGCCGCAGCATGTGGATGGCGTTCGTGCTGCCGCTGCTGCTGGTGGTGATGTTCGGCTACGCCATCACCTGGGACGTGAACAATATCCCGCTGGCGGCGGTGGACCTGGACGGCACCGCCCGCAGCCGGGAGCTGGTGGACGCCTTCCGCGCCTCCGGCTACTTCACCGTGGCGGCGCGTCCCGCGCGGGTGCGGGAGGTGGAGCCGCTGATGGACCGCGGCAAGGTGCGCGTGGCGCTGGTCATCCCCCGCGGCTTCGCCGCCGACCTGGGCGCGGGGCGCACCGCCCCGCTGCAGGTGCTGCTGGACGGCAGCGACGCCAACACCGCCACCATCGCGATGGGCTACACCCAGGGCATCGTGCGCTCCTACTCCAACCGCGTCGCGCTGCGCGCCAGCGGGATGCGCCTTCCGGTGGCCACCCGCAGCCGGGTGTGGTTCAACCAGGAGCTGGCCAGCCGCAACATGATCGTGCCGGGGCTGATCCCGGTGATCATGATGATCATCGCGGCCATGCTCACCTCGCTCACCATCGCGCGCGAGTGGGAGCGCGGGACCATGGAGCAGCTGGCGTCCACCCCGGTGCACCGGCTGGAGGTGGTGCTGGGCAAGCTGCTGCCCTACCTGTGCATCGGCATCGCGGACGTGGTGCTGGCCAGCGTGGTGGGGGTGCTGCTCTTCCACGTGCCGTTCCGCGGCAACGCGGCGCTGCTGATGGTCCTGGCCACCGCGTTCCTGGTGGGCGCGCTGGGTCTGGGCATGTTCATCTCGGCGGTGGCGCGCTCGCAGGTTCTGGCCACGCAGATGGCCATGGTGGCCACGTTCCTGCCCGCGTTCCTGCTCTCGGGCTTCATGTTCAGCATTGATGTCATGCCCGCTCCGCTGCAGGCCATCAGCCTGCTGGTGCCCGCGCGCTACTTCCTGGTGGTGACGCGGGGGATCTTCCTCAAGGGCGTGGGCGTGCACGTCCTGCTGCTCCAGGGACTGCTGATGCTGGCGTTTGCCGCCGCCGGCCTGGCGCTGGCCACCCGCGCGTTCCGCAAGGAGCTCCGGTGAACGACCTCGCCGCCAGCTTCGAGCGCGTGCGCGAGATGGTGCGCAAGGAATTCCGGCAGCTGTTCCGGGATCCCCGCCTGGCGCGCATGGTGCTGGTGTCGCCGATGATCCAGCTGATCATCTTCGGCTACGCCGTGAGCACCGACATCCGGCACACCAGGACCTTCGTGGTGGACCACGATCACACCCGGGCGTCGCGCGAACTGGTCCGCTCGTTCACCGCGGCGGGCTACTTCAAGATCGTGGGCCGCTCGGAGCGCTCCGCGGACCTGGTGAATGCCATGGACCACGGTTCCGCGACGGTGGGCATCGAGATCCCGCCCGGGTTCGCGCGTGCGCTCACCGCGGGCGGCGAGGGGGCCACGGTGCAGGTGATCCTGGACGGCACCAATTCCAACACCGCCACCGTGGCGCAGGGCTACGCCGAGCGCATCGTGACCGCCTACGGCGCCAGGGTGGCGGGCTCGCGCTTCGTCCCCCCGGTGGACGTGCGCGAGCGCGCGTGGTTCAACCCGGACCTGGCCAGCCGGAACTACAACATCCCCGCGGTGGTGGGCACCATCATCCTGCTGGTGTGCCTGCTGCTGACTTCGCTCGCGGTGGTGCGGGAGCGCGAACTGGGCACGCTGGAGCAGCTGCGGGTGAGCCCGCTCGAGCCCTGGGAGATGATCGCCGGCAAGACCATCCCGTTCGCGCTCATCGGGCTGCTGGACCAGGCGCTGATCCTGGGCGCCGCGGTGCTGTGGTTCCACATCCCGTTCACGGGCGCCCTGGGGCTGCTGCTGCTGGCCAGCCTGTGCTTCCTGATGACCGCGCTGGGGCTGGGGCTGTTCATCTCCTCGATCTCGACGACGCAGCAGGAGGCGTTCATGTCCACGTTCCTGGTGTTCCAGCCCATGATGCTGCTGAGCGGGTTCATGTTCCCGGTGAGCAGCATGCCGGCGGCCTTCCGCTGGTTCACGCTGCTGAACCCGCTGCGTCATTACCTCGAGATCATCCGCGGCATCTTTCTCAAGGGGGCCGGGCTGGACGCGCTGTGGCCGCAATACGGGGCGCTGCTGGCCATGGGCTGCGCCGTGATGTGGCTGGCGACCAACCGGTTCCGCAGGATCTCTGGATAACTCGTTAGACGACAGTCGCTTGTGCCCTCCGGTCCAGGTCCCCCGCCCCACCCACTCAACCCCGAACCCCCGGACACATTCCTCGAAGTACCAGCCTCGGATTCGGCCATGATTGGCCTATCTGATGTTCTCACATGTAAATATCTGTTTCTTCTTATGAACATATTTGGTAAACTACTCTGCGTAGGAAAGGGCCCCGAGCCCATCGCACTGCACCATCCCCGTGCCCACTTCCGCCCACCCCGGTGGCGCGGGAGGCACTGTAAGGAGGCGAGTCCCGACATGACCTCGTGCACGCGCAGACTCTCGGTCGCCGGTCTGTGCCTGGCCCTGGCGGCGTTCGCCGTCCAGCCGTCCGGCGCGACGATCCTCGACCTCACCACGCTGGGCGCCAGCGGCTTCATCGGCAGCGCGTACTTCAAGCAGGTGGAGCACCAGTCCACGGGCAGCGGCGTGATCAACCCGTTCGTGAGGCTGCAGCACTCCGATTGGGAGCAGGGCTTCAACACGGACTATCGCCCGCTCTCCGGGGACCTGGCGCACGTGAACAGCAGCGCCTCGTTCACTCATTCGATCAAGTTCGACGACTTCGGGGTCGTGGACCGTGAGGGCACCCCGTCCATCCGCTTCCTGCTGGACATCAACCAGACGGGCAACTCGCCGATGCTGTCGCTGGACAAGCTCAAGATCTACGCGGCGGACGCGCCGGATATCCACAGCAACTCCTCACTGGCTTCCCTCGGCACGCTGGTGTACGACATGGGCTCGGACAACAAGATCTACCTCGACTACTCGCTGGAGAGCGGCAGCGGCGCCGGGGACATGTTCGCCTACCTGCCACAGAGCCTGGTCCAGCCCTACGCCGGCAAGTACCTGTACCTGTACTCCAAGTTCGGCGCCACCGGCGGGGCCTACGCCACCAACGACGGGTTCGAGGAGTGGGCGAGCATTGACGCCGCCAACGGCACTCCCGCACCGGTCCCCGAGCCCCGGACCCTGATTCTGCTGGGCGGCGGGATGGTCGGCCTCGTGGCCCTGCGCCGACGTCACTCCTGAGTCCGGCATCCCATCAGTGGTTCTCCGCCCGTCCCGCGAGCGCGGGGCGGGCGGTTTCTTTGCGGACCGGTCGCAACTGCCAGGCGGGTGGTCACCCTGCAGCGGCCCCGCTGATGCTCCCTCGCCAGGCGCCCTGTGACCACGCACTCCTTGACTCGCGGCCCCGCAGGGGTCTACCGTTAGCCCTGCCATTCCCGGGTGCCCGGATTTCCGGGTGAAAAGGGAAGGGGGTGCGATTCCCCCACGGTCCCGCCACTGTGATGGGCAAGCGGGTGTCATGAAGCCACTGGCGCCGAGCCGGGAAGGCGACGCCCGCGTCGAGCCCTCAGTCAGGAGACCTGCCCGGGTCTTCGAGGAACGCAGCGGCCTGCCGCGTTCCAGCTGCCCGTGCCATCGGTGAAGCCGGGCGGCTCGATCCGCGGAGATCGAAGGTGTCCTGCTTCCGGCGCTCGCGCGCACCCGGTTCATCCCGTCCACTCATTTCACGTCCGCTGCCTGAGCCCCGCTGCTTCGCCGCGGCGTTCTTCGCGTGCGCATCCCTGGCGTGCGGCCCCGCCGCGGCACGCGCCGCGCCCATGGTCCTCGACACCGTCCGCGTGGTGGCCCCGCGCCCGTCCGACGCGGAGCGGCTGGCGCGCTCGCCGGGATTCTCCACCGCGCTGACGGTGGGCCCCCGAGGCGCCCGGGATGGGGGTGTGGCCGCGGAGCTGCGGCGCGCCCCGGGCCTGCACGTGAGCACCACTGGTGGGCCTGGGGCGTTTGCCACGCTCTCCATCCGCGGCAGCTCGGCGGCCCAGGTAGGCTACTACCTGGACGGCGTGCCGCTGCGCTGGAGCGAGTTCGGCGCGGTGAACCTCAACGACCTGCCCTACGAGAGCCTCGCGCGCATCGAGGTGCACCGCGGGCACGTGCCCTTCGAACTTGGCGCGGGCGCGCCGGGGGGCGCGGTCAACCTGGTGAGCGACACCTCCCGCGCGGTGCGGGCGCGGGCAGCCATGGCGGCGGGCTCGTACGGCGACCGGCAGGAGTCCTTCGGCGCCTCGCTGCTCGCGGCCGGCGCCACGGCCCATTTCGCGCTCTCGCACGAGACCTACCGCGGAGACTTCGCCTACCGCAGCGACAACGGCACGTGGTTCGAAGCGGGAGACGACACCGGCGTGGTCCGCGTCAACAACGACCTGGACCGGTGGCGCGGTTCGCTGCTGGCGACGCGCGGGCGTGTCGCCGTGGGCGCCTACGCCTTCTCCTCCGCGCAGGGCCTGCCGGGACCCGGCTATTTCCAGGCGTACCACTCGCGCTTCCGCTCCTCGGGCGGAGCGGCCCGCGTCCGCGCCCGCCTGTGGGAGCGGGAAAGCGCCGGGCTGCTGAGCGCCGAGGCGTTCTACACCCGCGGCGAAGCGCACTTCGAGGACCCGCGCGGCGAGTTGAAGGTGGGCTACCTGGAATCACGCAGCACCGACCAGGTGCTCGGGGCGCGACTGCACGGCACGCGGAGGCTGGGGCGTGGCGCGGAGCTGGGAGCGGCAATCCAGCAGACGGTGGAGCACTGGGCGCCGGAGTTCGTGCTGCCGAAGCGCACGGCGCGCGGCGCCAACCGATCTTCGGGCGTGCTGGGCGCGCGCGCTTCCCTGCAGCGCGAGCGGCTGGAGGCAACCGCCGGGGCGCGCGCCGAGTGGTGGGCGGACCGCGGTTCCACCATCGACCGCATGGGGCGAGCCACGCCTCCGATGGGTGGCGCGATGGAATCGCGCATCCTGCCCGTGGCGGGCGTCTCGGTGCGCGCTCTGCCCGGGCTGTGGCTCAAGGCGGATGCGGCCGTCTACCAGCGGCTTCCGAGCATGTCGGAACGCTTCGGCGTCGAGGGCTCACAGGTGGGCAACCCCTCGCTGCGCCCGGAGCGCGGCACCAGCCAGGATGCCGGTTTCGCGTGGCGGCTGGCGCGGGGCCCGAGTGCCTTCGAATTGGAAGGCGCGTACTTCTGGGGCACGGTCACCGACGCCATCGTGCCGGAGCAGAACTCGCAGCGGACCGCCATCCCGCAGAACAGCGGTCGGGTGCGCGTGTCGGGGGAGGAACTGCGCGCCCGCGCCGCGCTCGGGGCGCTGGAGGCCGAGGCCTCGGCCACATGGCTTTCCGCCGTGGACAAGTCGGGCGATGTCACCCGCGCGGGCAAGCAACTGCCCGGCCGCCCCGAGTTCGAGGCGTTTGCCCGGGCGATGTGGAATGCCGGCCCTCTGCGTCCCACGCTGCGTGCGCAACACGTGGGCCGCAACTGGCTGGACCGCGCCCACGCGGAGGGCTCGCTGGCCGCTTCGCGCACCCTGTGGGCGCTGGAGCTGGAGGCGCCCATCGAACCCGCCGGCCTGGCCCTGCGCTTCGCGCTCGACAACCTGACCGACCGTCGCGCCTCCGATCTCTTTGGATACCCGCTTCCGGGCCGAACCGCCCGGCTCACTCTCCGATGGACCTCCGCGCCCGGCTCCACCGGGCCCGACGCACCCGCCGGCCGCCGGCCGGAGTTGCCCTGAAAGGAACCGCACCATGCGCACCGCATCCCTGGCCATCCTCTCGATCCTGCTCCTGGGCACGCCGGCCGTGCCGGCCGCGCGGGCCGCGACCCGCGCCCTGGTGGTCACCACCGACTACGGCGTGAGTGGCAGCGCCGCCGACGTGGGCCTGAACTCGCCGTGGACCCTTCACGACAACGTGGCCACCACGGGCAGCGACGCCGTCGTGCGCTGGCACGGAGGTCGCTTTCACGTGGTCAACCGCGCGGGCGGGGACAACATCCAGGTGCTGGACCCGGTGCCCTCGTGGCACATCGTGGTGCAGTTCTCGGTCGGCGCGGGCTCCAATCCGCACGACATCGCGTTCGTCTCAACCACGAAGGCGTACGTGACGCGCTATGACAGCCCCGAACTGTGGGTGGTCAACCCGCAGACCGGCGCGCACACCGGCACCGTCAGTTTCGCGGCCTTCGCCGACGCCGACGGGATTCCCGAGATGGACCAGGCCGCGGTGGTGGGGAAGCGGCTGTTCGTGTCGCTGCAACTGCTCGACCGGGCCAATTTCTACGCGCCGACGGGGCCCGGGAAGGTCGTGGTGATTGACACCGACGCCGACACGGTGCTGGATGCCAATCCCGCGCTGCCCGGAAAGCAGGCGATCCCGCTCACCGGGGCCAACCCCAACACGCCGCTGTTGCTCAACCGCGCCGACGGCCGGCTGTACGTGGGTGAGACGGGGGACTACGGAGTGCTCGACGGGGGCATCGAGGGGATCGACCCGGTGGGCCTCACGGCGGGCGGGTTCGCGGTGCGGGAGGACTCCCTGCATGCGGACATCAACTTGTTCCGGTTCACCTCCGGAACGGAGGGCTACGCCATCGTGTCGGACGCATCGTTCAACACCGCGTTGGTGAGGTTCGATCTCTCCACGCACCGGCGCACGGCGACGATCTACGCGCCCGGCGGGTTCGTGCTGGTGGACGTCAACGTGGACGACGCGGGGCAGGTGTGGGTGGCGGACCGGTCATCGTCCGCGCCGGGGGTGCGGGTCTTCGACGCCGCCAGCGGGGTGCAGAAGACGTCCACACCGGTCAGCACGGGCCTCAAGCCGGGCGGGATCGCGTTCGACCTGGGCACGCCGACGGCGGTGCCCGGGCCGGGACGTCCGGGGGCGCGGCCGCTGACGGTACGGGCACTGGGCGGAGCAGTGTCTGCGGGCGGTGTGGAATTCAGCGTGCGCGGCGGACTGGGTGCGCGCCGGGCCCGGATCGTGGATGTGTCGGGGCGGGTGCTGCGGGCGTGGGGGCTTCCGGCGGGTCCGACGGAGACCACCCTGATCTGGGATGGCGCCGCTTCGGGCGGCGGGTGGGCGGCTTCAGGGGTGTACTGGCTGCGGGTGGAATGCGGCCAGGAGGCCGGGGTGGCGAAGGTCGTCCGGGTGAAGTAGGGGCGCGCCCGGGGCGGGTGCGGGATGCCCGCGCGTTGCTGAAACTCCCCGGCGGGCGGGAGCGTATACTGGTTCGGACTCGCCTGGGACGTTCCGGGCTGCGCGTCACTCATCCCGGTCCGCGGAAACAGCCCCCGCGCGGGAGTCGGCATCCACCCGGAGGCAGGCCGTGAACTCAACCAAGGCGATGGCGCATCGAATCGGCGCACTCTACTTCATCTTCATGATCCTGGGAATCGTCGGCGAGTTCCTGTTTCCGAGATTCATGGTGCCCGGCGACGCCGCTGCCACGGCCCGCAACATCACCGCGGGCGAGCCCACCTACCGCCTCGGGATCCTGCTCGGGATCGCCACCCTGGTGATCTTCATCTTCCTGGTCGCGGGCCTGTACCGGTTGCTCCGGGACGCGAGCCGGTTCCACAGCATGCTCATGGTCCTGCTGGTGTCCACCGGCATCGCGCTCGCGTTCACCAACCTGCTCCTCGAGTTCGTCCCCCTGATGCTCCTGGCCGGCACCGACTACATGTCGGTGTTCACCAAGCCCCAGCTGGATGCCCTGGCGTTGGGCGCGCTCAAGTTGCACGGAGACTGCGCCGGGGTGGTCACCGCCTTCTGGGGACTGTGGCTTCTTCCCTTCGGCATCCTCGTCATCAAGTCCCGCTTCTTCCCCCGGATCCTCGGCGTCCTGCTGATGATCGCGGGCTTGGCGTACATGGTGTCGAGCGTCACAGGGGTGCTCTTCCCGGAGCACAAGCGCATGATATTCCGGCTCCTGATGCCGCTCTACCTCGGGGAGGTGCCGATCATCTTCTGGATGATGATCATGGGAGCGAAGGCACGGCAGGCCGTGACCCCGCCCGCGCCGGCGGGATGAAGGGCGGCCTGGCGCCGCCCTACTTCACCGCCTCCAGGATGATCTCCCCGTGGTACGGCCGGGTCTCCAGGCCGCGCAATTCCGCGCGCCCGCTCTGCCGCCACGCAAGTCGCTGCGCCGCCTCGAACCCCGCCTCCACCAGCATCGCCCGCAGCTCCTTCTCGTCATAGAGGAACTGGTGCCCCCACAGCCGCATGCCCTCGTTCATCATCTGGCAGGGCGTGGCGGGATTCCACTCCATGTCCCGCCACTCGGTGGTGCGGCTCATGAGGTACTCCATCACCATCTTCGCCAGGTCGGGGGTGCTGACGCGCAGCACCCCGCCCGGGACCAGCACCCGGTGACACTCGCGCATCAGGGCCAGGCCCTGCTCGCGGGTGAGGTGCTCCAGGAAGTGCTCCGAGTACACGTGGGTGATGGCGCCGTCCGCCAGGGGCAGGGGCCGGGTGAGGTCGAAGGCGATGGCGCCTTCGCCGGCCTCGAGGTCGAGGTTGGCCCAGCCTTCCATCACGTGCGGGCCGCACCCCAGGTGCAGCTTCGTGTGGCCCGCGAACCGGTCGGCGGCGCCGGCGGAGGCCATCAGCCGGCGTACTCCGCCACGAAGTGCGCCGGGTTGAGACCCTCGCCGGTGCACTTCTCCAGGGTCACTTCCCAGGGATGGCGCGCCCCCAGGGCGAACAGGCCGTTCACGAAGTACTCCCCGACTTCCTTGCGGTTCACCAGCGCTCCGAGCGCGCCGTCGGCGGAGCCCAGGACGCGGCCGGACACGTGGCGCGCCAGCTGGGAGGCCATCATCTCGCCCAGCAGGTAGTTCTGGTAGTACACCGGCGCCACGGCGAGGTGGATCTTGGAGGCCCAGTCGGGCGCGTTGCGGCCCGCGGGGCGCGCCAGCTTCTGGAAGCGCTCCACGTAGTCCCACCAGCGCGAATCGGGAACCCCCTCCGGATCGGCGTACAGGTCGCGCTCGAAGTGGGTCATCACCATCACCCAGCGGGTCAGCAGCATGAACTCGCGGCCCAGGTGGCGGCGCAGCTTCACGCCCAGCGCCCTGGCTTCCGTCGCCGGTACGCCGACGATCTTCTCCAGCCACTCGGGGCAATGGGTGAAGCGCCCGTTCAACATGGCGATGGCCTCGGTGGACAGGATGTGCGCGGGCTCGCGCAACAGGAACGGCAGCCCGCGGTCGCAGTACTTGTCGTACACCGCGTGGCCCAGTTCGTGGAGCAGCGTGCCCATCCACTTCTCGTTGGACTTGAGATTGCACAGCACGCGCACGTCGTCGCGCCGGTCGATGCTCATGCAGAACGCGTGCTGGCACTTGCCGTCGCGCTCGTAGAGATCGGCGCGGGCCAGCAGGTCGTCCACCGGCATTCCCGTGCCGTCGAAGTGGGTCTTCGCCAGGGTCTCGAGCTTCTTCTCCGCGAAGTAGCCGTCCAGCGACACGTCGCTGGGGGGCGCCTCCTGGAAGAAAGGGTCCGCCATGTGCCACGGGCCGACCTCCGAGGGCCGCACGCCGAAGCGCTTCGCCAGGGATTCGTCCAGCTGCTCGCGCCACGCCGTGAACGGCGCGTCGGAGAGCTGCTCCAGCTTCGCGAAGGTGTCGAACAGCCGCGTCTCGTCCAGTTCCTGGAGCTCGAGACCCATCGCGAAGTAGTCGCGGAAGCCCAGGCGCTTCGCCTCGATGTTCCGCCGGCGCGCCAGCTCTCGGATGCCCGCGCAGGTGCGCGTGCCGATCTGCTTGCTGGCCTCCCACGCGGCCCGCCGCGCGCCGTTGTCCGTCTCGTCGCGCAGGATGTCCTTGATCCGGTTGTCCGTGACCGGTGTTCCGTTCAGTTCCGCCCGGAAGTTGTTGAACGTCCCCTCGAGGGCTTTCTGCATCCTGACCAGCTCCTCGATTACCTTGGGGGCCATCTGGTTGCCCAGGTAGGCGCGGTACAGCCGGTCCAGCTGGCGCGCGAGGAGCGGGTCCTCCGGGGTGCCCTGGGACCGGAACGCCTTGAGCTCGGCGAAGTCGGAGGCACTCCCGTAGTGGCGGATGTACTCCGCCTGCAGCCGCGCGCTCAGGGCCTGGTCGTCCTCGCGGCCGGTGGTGTTGGCCTTCCACTCGGCGTCCAGGGCGGCGAAGGCCTTGGGCTCGATGGCCCGGGTGTGGGCGTCAATCCAGGCAGCCAGGGACTGTTGATTGGGGCTCACTCGTCACCTCGTTTGAAGTGTGTGCCGGCGTCGGGCTCAACGACCTCGACCGACTTCGCCCGCCTCGGGCGAGTGCGGGACGCGGCATGCTTGCGGCACGCCCGATGATAATGCATACTTGCAGATGGTAGTAGGGCAACGTGATGGTACTGACGGCGGGGACGGCGGCAGCCCGGCTCACCCGCCTCGAACGCACCAGGAGGAGGAATCGCCATGAAGCAGCTGTGGTTCGTGCTCATGCTCGGAACGCTCCTTGTCGCCGGCCAGGCCGGCGCGATGAACCTGGTCACGAATGGCGGGTTCGAGAATCCGGTGGTGCCGCCCGGCAGTCCGTACCTCATTGACGTCACGCCTTTTGGCTGGACCGGCACCGGGGACATTGCCGTGCAGGGCTATGCCGGAGCCGTGTCGAGCGGTGATGGAAACCAGTGGTTCGACCTCAATCCGGGGGTGGGAACGGGATCCGGCATCTCGCAGGATGTCTTCCTGACCGCCGGCACGGCCTACGAATTCTCGTTCCTCTTCAACGGCGGCGGCGGGGGTTCGACAACGGAGATCTCCTACTTCCTGGGGTCAGGCTCGGGAACCGTCCTGTCCGGAGTCGTTTCGACGGCGGGGATGGACGTGTACGGCGGCACGCTGTGGAGGGGCCTCGGGGCCACGTTCATTCCTCCCACCAGCGAGGTGCGGACGCTCAGGTTCCTTCCGAATGGCGCCTATTCGGGTGGTTTCATTGACAAGGTGGAACTGCTGGAGCCCTCGGCCGCCATTCCGGAGCCGGCCACCCTGCTCCTCTTCGGAACCGCGCTGGCAGGCCTGGCGAAGTCGAGGCGCAGAGGGAAATAGAGCCACCCGGCTCGGCAGGGAACGGCGACTACGAACATGAAGGCAGGGCCAGGCTGGCCCTGCCTTCGCTGTTGGCTCCTCCGGCCGTGGCTCTGCCGCCGGGTTCCCGTGTCCCCGGCCTGGCGGGGTGGAATCGGCTCGCGGGCTCGCGCACACGTGTCAGTATCCGATCGCGAGCCCGTCCTTGCGCGGATCGCTGCCGCCTTCGAGTGTCCCATTGTCGCGCCGCATGCGGATGATCTGCCCGCCGCCGAAGCCGCCCATCAGCGTGTCGTCGTGCTCGACGCGGTGTCCGAATGCCCGCAGCGCGTCGGCGCTGGTGCCCGGCACGAGCGACTCCAGAAGCACGCGGCCTTCCTCCACGCGGAACCGGGGGAGCTCCAGCACCCGCTGGACGTCGAGGTCGAAGTCCAGCATCCCCGTCACCACCTGCAGGTGGCCCTGTGGCTGCATCGGCCCGCCCATCACGCCGAAGACGGCCAGCGGGCCGGGGCTGTCCGTGGCGTCAGGTGGGGCGTCGAAGAGCATGGCGGGGATGATGGTATGGAATGGCCGCTTGCCCGGCGCCAGTTCGTTCGGGTGGCCCGGCTCGAGGGTGAAGCCGGCGCCGCGATTCTGCAGCGCCATGCCGGTGCCGGGGACCACCACGCCGGATCCGAATCCATAATACAGGCTCTGTATGAAGCTCACGCAGTCGCGCCTGCCGTCCACCGCGCACAGGTACACGGTGTTGTCGCCGCGCGGAATGCCGGCGGTGGGCATCTTGAGCGC belongs to Candidatus Eisenbacteria bacterium and includes:
- a CDS encoding PEP-CTERM sorting domain-containing protein — encoded protein: MKQLWFVLMLGTLLVAGQAGAMNLVTNGGFENPVVPPGSPYLIDVTPFGWTGTGDIAVQGYAGAVSSGDGNQWFDLNPGVGTGSGISQDVFLTAGTAYEFSFLFNGGGGGSTTEISYFLGSGSGTVLSGVVSTAGMDVYGGTLWRGLGATFIPPTSEVRTLRFLPNGAYSGGFIDKVELLEPSAAIPEPATLLLFGTALAGLAKSRRRGK
- a CDS encoding M3 family oligoendopeptidase, which gives rise to MSPNQQSLAAWIDAHTRAIEPKAFAALDAEWKANTTGREDDQALSARLQAEYIRHYGSASDFAELKAFRSQGTPEDPLLARQLDRLYRAYLGNQMAPKVIEELVRMQKALEGTFNNFRAELNGTPVTDNRIKDILRDETDNGARRAAWEASKQIGTRTCAGIRELARRRNIEAKRLGFRDYFAMGLELQELDETRLFDTFAKLEQLSDAPFTAWREQLDESLAKRFGVRPSEVGPWHMADPFFQEAPPSDVSLDGYFAEKKLETLAKTHFDGTGMPVDDLLARADLYERDGKCQHAFCMSIDRRDDVRVLCNLKSNEKWMGTLLHELGHAVYDKYCDRGLPFLLREPAHILSTEAIAMLNGRFTHCPEWLEKIVGVPATEARALGVKLRRHLGREFMLLTRWVMVMTHFERDLYADPEGVPDSRWWDYVERFQKLARPAGRNAPDWASKIHLAVAPVYYQNYLLGEMMASQLARHVSGRVLGSADGALGALVNRKEVGEYFVNGLFALGARHPWEVTLEKCTGEGLNPAHFVAEYAG
- a CDS encoding methyltransferase domain-containing protein, whose amino-acid sequence is MASAGAADRFAGHTKLHLGCGPHVMEGWANLDLEAGEGAIAFDLTRPLPLADGAITHVYSEHFLEHLTREQGLALMRECHRVLVPGGVLRVSTPDLAKMVMEYLMSRTTEWRDMEWNPATPCQMMNEGMRLWGHQFLYDEKELRAMLVEAGFEAAQRLAWRQSGRAELRGLETRPYHGEIILEAVK